AAGTGGACCACCTTGAATACCAGGGAAGATTGATTTATCAATTTGTTTTGCAAATTGCTCTTCACATAAAATCATACCACCACGTGGACCACGTAATGTTTTATGTGTTGTCGTTGTAACGAAATGTGCATGTGGTACTGGGTTTGGATGTAAACCAGCAGCTACTAAACCAGCGATATGTGCCATATCAACCATAAAGTATGCACCCACTTCATCTGCAATCTCACGGAATCGTTTGAAATCGATAACACGAGGATATGCACTTGCACCTGCAACGATTAATTTTGGTTTATGTTCTTTCGCTTTTGCTAATACATCATCGTAATTAATACGGTGAGATTCAGCATCCACGCCATACTCTACGAAATTATATTGTACTCCACTGAAGTTAACAGGGCTTCCGTGTGTTAAGTGACCACCATGAGATAAATTCATACCAAGTACTGTATCGCCTTGCTCTAAAATCGTGAAGTATACTGCCATGTTCGCTTGTGCACCAGAATGTGGTTGAACATTTACATGCTCTGCGCCGAAAATTTCTTTCGCGCGATCACGTGCGATATCTTCTACTACGTCTACGTGTTCACAACCACCATAGTAACGTTTTCCAGGATATCCTTCAGCATACTTATTCGTTAAAACAGAACCTTGCGCCTCCATTACTGCTTCACTTACGAAGTTTTCCGAAGCAATTAACTCAATCTTTGAACGCTGTCTTCCTAGTTCTGCCTCAATTGCAGCAAATACCTTTTCATCTTGACGTTTTAAATGATCCACCAAAATCCCCCTTTTCTGAACGAATTACATCAATTCCCAATAGTTTTTTCTCATTTATTCAGAAAAAACGAAAATTCAGGTTGTAATTCTTTCGAACCTTCATGTTTTCAACTACATTCTAACATGACTTTCTATATCATAAAAGAAAAAAAAAGACCAAAATTGGTCTTTTCTTTCTTCTATTATAAAGTCAGACTACATACCTTTTAACTTTCGATATAAAGCTGTTATAAGACTTTATAATTTTTCATGTTTAACGGCAAGGAATAGCT
This Bacillus mycoides DNA region includes the following protein-coding sequences:
- the glyA gene encoding serine hydroxymethyltransferase, producing the protein MDHLKRQDEKVFAAIEAELGRQRSKIELIASENFVSEAVMEAQGSVLTNKYAEGYPGKRYYGGCEHVDVVEDIARDRAKEIFGAEHVNVQPHSGAQANMAVYFTILEQGDTVLGMNLSHGGHLTHGSPVNFSGVQYNFVEYGVDAESHRINYDDVLAKAKEHKPKLIVAGASAYPRVIDFKRFREIADEVGAYFMVDMAHIAGLVAAGLHPNPVPHAHFVTTTTHKTLRGPRGGMILCEEQFAKQIDKSIFPGIQGGPLMHVIAAKAVAFGETLQDEFKTYAQNIINNANRLAEGLQKEGLTLVSGGTDNHLILIDVRNLEITGKVAEHVLDEVGITVNKNTIPFETASPFVTSGVRIGTAAVTSRGFGLEEMDEIAALIAYTLKNHENEVALEEASKRVEALTSKFPMYTDL